A window of uncultured Litoreibacter sp. contains these coding sequences:
- a CDS encoding DMT family transporter gives MDRSLLSAAAIMSLGMLLIPFGDTAGKMMTSAGVHPFFVAWTRYLIGMVVLIPFAFHVDALKLLRDWRIWLRSAVQVITICTILTALSTEPIANVFGAFFLGPMVSYALSVWLLKEQGSALRIILLAVGLGGVFLVVKPGFGMTPGLAWAAASGCFYGMFLTASRWVAPLGRPVHLLLTQLIIGTLMLTPLGLLHLPLLTANVSGLVLWSGVASMMGNLFLVFAYARAGAATLAPFVYVQLIGATAYGLVFFGNWPDGLSAIGITVIFACGFATLFLRKTASRP, from the coding sequence ATGGACCGTTCCTTGCTCAGCGCTGCCGCGATCATGTCTTTGGGCATGTTGTTGATCCCCTTCGGGGACACCGCGGGCAAGATGATGACCTCTGCCGGGGTGCATCCCTTCTTTGTGGCGTGGACGCGGTACCTGATCGGGATGGTGGTGCTGATCCCCTTCGCATTCCATGTCGACGCGCTGAAATTGCTGCGCGATTGGCGCATCTGGCTGCGCAGCGCGGTGCAGGTCATTACCATTTGCACGATCTTGACGGCTCTCTCAACCGAGCCCATCGCAAACGTGTTCGGCGCGTTCTTCCTTGGCCCTATGGTCAGCTACGCGCTGTCTGTCTGGCTGCTGAAAGAGCAAGGCAGCGCGCTGCGTATCATCTTGCTGGCGGTCGGCCTTGGCGGGGTCTTTCTGGTGGTCAAGCCGGGGTTCGGGATGACGCCGGGGCTGGCTTGGGCCGCGGCCTCGGGGTGCTTTTACGGCATGTTTCTAACGGCGTCGCGCTGGGTCGCGCCCTTGGGCCGCCCCGTGCATCTGTTGCTGACCCAGCTTATCATCGGGACGCTGATGCTGACGCCATTGGGCCTCCTCCATCTGCCGCTGCTGACCGCAAACGTGTCGGGGCTGGTCTTGTGGTCCGGCGTCGCTTCGATGATGGGAAATTTGTTTCTGGTCTTCGCCTATGCCCGCGCGGGGGCGGCAACGCTTGCGCCCTTTGTCTATGTGCAGCTGATCGGGGCCACGGCCTATGGGCTGGTCTTCTTCGGCAACTGGCCCGACGGGCTATCGGCCATAGGCATCACCGTGATCTTCGCATGCGGCTTTGCCACGCTGTTTCTCAGGAAGACCGCCAGTCGCCCTTAG
- the ettA gene encoding energy-dependent translational throttle protein EttA produces MAANQFVYFMDGVSKQYPGGKKVFENIQLNFLPGVKIGVVGVNGTGKSSLMRIMSGQDKDFTGEAWAAEGAKVGYLPQEPTLDETLDVRGNVMLGVKEKKDVLDRYNELAMNYSDETAEEMAKLQDEIDAANLWDLDAQIDIAMEALRCPPDDAAVENLSGGERRRVALCKLLLEAPDMLLLDEPTNHLDAETIAWLQKHLIEYKGTILIVTHDRYFLDDITGWILELDRGRGIPYEGNYSAWLEQKAKRLEREAKEDKTKQKTLERELEWIRAGAKARQAKGKARINAYNEMANQSEKEKVGRAQIIIPNGPRLGNKVIEVENLTKAYGDKLLVEDLSFSLPAGGIVGVIGPNGAGKSTLFRMLTGQETPDSGEVSYGDTVQLSYVDQSRDALKGDANVWEEISDGGEIIQLGDAQMNSRAYCSAFNFKGGDQQKKVGTLSGGERNRVHLAKLLKSGGNVLLLDEPTNDLDVETLRALEDAIENFAGCAVVISHDRFFLDRLCTHILAFEGEAHVEWFEGNFEAYEEDKIRRLGPDAVEPKRVKYKKFTR; encoded by the coding sequence ATGGCAGCCAATCAATTCGTCTACTTCATGGACGGCGTCTCCAAGCAGTATCCCGGCGGCAAGAAGGTGTTCGAAAACATCCAGCTCAACTTCCTGCCCGGCGTCAAAATCGGCGTGGTGGGTGTCAACGGCACCGGTAAGTCGTCGCTCATGCGCATCATGTCCGGTCAGGACAAGGATTTCACCGGGGAGGCATGGGCCGCCGAAGGCGCCAAGGTCGGCTACCTGCCTCAAGAACCCACGCTCGATGAAACGCTCGATGTGCGCGGCAATGTGATGCTGGGGGTGAAGGAAAAGAAGGACGTGCTCGACCGCTACAACGAGCTGGCGATGAACTATTCCGACGAAACCGCCGAAGAAATGGCCAAACTGCAGGACGAGATTGACGCGGCCAACCTCTGGGACCTCGACGCCCAGATCGACATCGCGATGGAGGCCCTGCGCTGCCCCCCCGATGACGCCGCCGTCGAAAACCTGTCCGGCGGGGAACGCCGCCGCGTGGCTTTGTGCAAGCTGCTGCTCGAAGCCCCCGACATGCTGCTGCTGGACGAGCCGACCAACCACCTCGACGCCGAAACCATCGCGTGGCTGCAAAAGCACCTGATCGAGTATAAAGGCACCATCCTGATCGTCACCCACGACCGGTATTTCCTCGACGATATCACCGGCTGGATTCTAGAGCTCGACCGTGGTCGCGGCATCCCCTACGAGGGCAATTACTCCGCATGGCTGGAACAAAAGGCCAAACGGCTGGAACGCGAGGCCAAGGAGGACAAGACCAAGCAGAAAACGCTGGAGCGCGAGCTGGAATGGATCCGCGCCGGTGCCAAGGCCCGTCAGGCCAAGGGCAAGGCCCGCATCAACGCCTATAATGAAATGGCCAACCAGTCCGAGAAGGAAAAGGTCGGTCGCGCGCAGATCATCATCCCCAACGGCCCGCGCCTCGGCAACAAGGTGATCGAGGTCGAAAACCTGACCAAAGCTTACGGCGACAAGCTGCTGGTCGAAGACCTCAGCTTCTCCCTGCCCGCAGGTGGTATCGTCGGCGTGATCGGCCCCAACGGCGCGGGTAAATCCACGCTGTTTCGCATGCTGACGGGTCAGGAAACGCCGGACTCAGGCGAGGTATCCTATGGCGACACGGTGCAGCTGTCCTATGTCGACCAATCCCGCGACGCGCTGAAGGGCGACGCCAATGTCTGGGAAGAAATTTCAGACGGCGGCGAAATCATCCAGCTGGGCGACGCGCAGATGAACTCCCGCGCCTACTGCTCCGCCTTCAACTTCAAGGGCGGCGATCAACAGAAAAAGGTCGGCACGCTGTCGGGCGGCGAACGCAACCGCGTGCATCTGGCGAAACTGTTGAAATCCGGCGGCAATGTGCTGCTCCTCGATGAACCGACCAACGATCTGGACGTGGAAACGTTAAGAGCGCTTGAAGACGCCATCGAAAACTTCGCCGGCTGCGCCGTCGTCATCTCCCACGACCGCTTTTTCCTCGACCGCCTCTGCACCCACATCCTCGCCTTCGAGGGCGAGGCCCATGTCGAATGGTTCGAAGGCAACTTCGAGGCCTATGAGGAAGATAAAATCCGCAGGCTGGGACCTGATGCGGTAGAACCTAAGCGGGTGAAGTATAAGAAATTCACACGTTGA
- a CDS encoding nicotinate-nucleotide adenylyltransferase: protein MSSGWPPARPGQAVGLLGGSFDPAHQGHAHITREALKRFGLDHVWWLVSPGNPLKENAPAPLADRLAKARQVMDHPRVTVTDVEAKLGTRYTAQTLRGLIRRYPGVRFVWLMGADNLASLHHWQDWRDIMEMVPVGVLARPGDRISARRSVAAQLYDDARLVGPASQMLPQMEAPCWCYINLPLSEASSSAIRAKGDWRSS, encoded by the coding sequence ATCTCTTCGGGATGGCCGCCGGCGCGGCCGGGGCAGGCGGTGGGCCTGCTTGGCGGGTCCTTTGACCCCGCGCATCAAGGCCATGCCCATATCACCCGCGAGGCGTTGAAACGCTTCGGGCTTGACCACGTATGGTGGCTGGTTTCCCCCGGCAATCCCTTGAAAGAAAACGCGCCTGCGCCGTTGGCGGACCGTTTGGCCAAGGCCCGGCAGGTGATGGACCATCCACGTGTCACCGTGACAGATGTAGAGGCCAAGCTGGGCACACGCTACACGGCGCAGACCCTCAGGGGGCTGATCCGGCGCTACCCGGGTGTGCGGTTTGTGTGGTTGATGGGAGCGGACAATCTGGCAAGCCTGCACCATTGGCAGGACTGGCGCGACATTATGGAGATGGTGCCGGTGGGCGTTCTCGCCCGCCCCGGCGACCGGATATCAGCGCGCAGATCCGTCGCGGCGCAACTATATGATGACGCAAGGCTGGTGGGGCCGGCCAGCCAGATGCTGCCACAGATGGAAGCCCCCTGCTGGTGCTACATCAACCTGCCGCTGAGCGAGGCGTCCTCCAGCGCGATCCGCGCTAAGGGCGACTGGCGGTCTTCCTGA
- a CDS encoding cytochrome P450: protein MKDAVDMYPPQVPLVTEVWSIWQSLAAARRNILELIPEIALHQPIVSGKMGRPWHMVMDPDALRRILLEKVEDYPKSDVTKNILRPAIGESLFVAEGAHWRWQRRAAAPVFTHRNIANLAPIMSAAADRSCARIAEHTGRATDLYTEMMTAAFEVISDVTFSGDEQFDRKAVHRAVDGYIDQAAKVSILDIIAAPAWVPRPSRIMGSTAMKQMKQMSDGVIDNRRDKGPGDIPDLLDLLLAGEDPKTQRTMNTAELRDNLLTFIVAGHETTALTLSWALYLCAFDQDVQDTLRTEAQSVLAGRTATADDLPNLPYTRQVIDETLRMYPPAAFLSRTAQKDDTLCDRPIKRKDTVTLPIYALHRSHALWPDPHRFDPDRFNGKQEINRYAYLPFGDGPRICIGASFAIQEAVIMLATILSRFKFTRVEGKDPKPVLILTLRPEGGVWLNVQEA from the coding sequence ATGAAAGATGCAGTCGACATGTACCCGCCGCAGGTTCCGCTCGTCACCGAGGTCTGGTCCATCTGGCAGTCGCTTGCCGCCGCACGGCGCAACATTCTGGAGCTGATCCCCGAGATTGCGCTGCACCAGCCCATCGTGTCGGGCAAAATGGGCCGTCCATGGCACATGGTGATGGACCCCGACGCCCTGAGGCGCATTTTGCTGGAGAAGGTCGAGGATTACCCGAAATCCGACGTCACCAAGAACATCCTGCGCCCCGCCATCGGCGAAAGCCTGTTCGTGGCCGAGGGGGCGCATTGGCGCTGGCAACGCCGCGCCGCCGCGCCGGTCTTCACGCATCGCAACATCGCCAATCTCGCGCCGATAATGTCCGCCGCCGCCGACCGGTCTTGCGCGCGCATTGCGGAACACACAGGCCGCGCCACCGACCTCTACACCGAGATGATGACCGCCGCTTTCGAGGTGATCTCGGACGTGACATTCTCAGGCGACGAGCAGTTCGACCGCAAAGCTGTGCACCGTGCGGTGGATGGCTATATTGATCAGGCGGCCAAAGTCTCCATCCTCGACATTATCGCGGCGCCCGCCTGGGTGCCCCGCCCTTCGCGCATCATGGGCTCGACGGCGATGAAGCAAATGAAACAAATGTCGGATGGGGTGATTGATAATCGCCGCGACAAGGGGCCGGGCGATATCCCCGATCTGCTGGACCTGCTGCTGGCGGGCGAGGATCCCAAAACCCAACGCACCATGAACACGGCCGAGCTGCGCGACAACCTGCTGACCTTTATTGTGGCGGGCCACGAAACCACGGCGCTGACGCTTTCCTGGGCCTTGTATCTTTGCGCGTTCGACCAAGACGTTCAGGACACGCTGCGGACCGAAGCACAATCGGTTCTGGCCGGTCGCACGGCCACGGCGGACGATCTCCCCAACCTGCCCTACACGCGGCAAGTGATTGACGAGACGCTCAGGATGTACCCGCCAGCCGCCTTCCTGTCGCGCACCGCACAAAAGGACGACACGCTGTGCGACCGGCCGATCAAGCGCAAGGACACGGTGACGTTGCCGATCTATGCCCTGCATCGGTCCCACGCCCTTTGGCCGGATCCGCATAGGTTTGACCCCGACCGCTTCAATGGCAAGCAGGAGATCAACCGCTACGCCTACCTGCCTTTTGGCGACGGGCCGCGCATCTGCATTGGGGCGAGCTTCGCCATACAGGAGGCGGTGATCATGCTGGCCACCATCCTCTCGCGCTTCAAGTTCACGCGCGTCGAGGGCAAGGACCCGAAGCCGGTTTTGATCCTGACGCTGCGCCCGGAAGGCGGTGTCTGGCTGAATGTGCAAGAGGCGTAG
- the mgrA gene encoding L-glyceraldehyde 3-phosphate reductase, giving the protein MDYCPAADRYETMEYRRCGKSGVQLPAISLGLWHNFGGDSPHENKRAMCRTAFDHGITHFDLANNYGPPPGSAETAFGEILREDFAGYRDEMIISSKAGYLMWPGPYGEMGSRKYLVASCDQSLKRLGLDYVDIFYSHRFDPETPLEETMGALDYIVRSGRALYAGISSYNSQKTREAAAILKELGTPCLIHQPSYNMMNRWTEHDGLWSTLNDLGIGSIAFTPLAQGILTKKYLGGIPDGSRATQGKSLLDGMINERSLASVKALNEMAEARGQTLAQMAIAWVLREGRATTALIGASKPSQIVDCVGAVENLKFAADELAEIDRISSEEDINLWAKSSETD; this is encoded by the coding sequence GTGGACTACTGCCCCGCAGCGGACCGCTACGAGACCATGGAGTACCGCCGCTGCGGCAAGTCAGGGGTCCAGCTGCCTGCGATCAGCCTGGGGCTTTGGCATAATTTCGGCGGGGACAGCCCGCATGAGAACAAGCGTGCGATGTGCCGAACGGCGTTTGATCATGGGATCACGCATTTTGACCTAGCGAATAACTACGGGCCCCCTCCCGGATCAGCGGAGACTGCATTTGGGGAGATTTTGCGGGAGGACTTTGCAGGCTACAGGGATGAGATGATCATTTCGTCCAAGGCCGGATATTTGATGTGGCCGGGGCCGTATGGAGAGATGGGGTCGCGCAAGTATTTGGTGGCGTCTTGCGACCAGTCTCTGAAACGGTTGGGGCTGGATTATGTAGATATTTTCTACTCCCACCGCTTTGACCCCGAGACCCCGTTGGAAGAAACCATGGGCGCGCTGGATTACATCGTGCGGTCAGGCCGTGCCCTATATGCGGGCATTTCGTCCTACAATTCGCAGAAGACGCGCGAGGCGGCAGCCATCCTCAAGGAGCTGGGCACGCCGTGTTTGATCCACCAGCCCTCCTACAACATGATGAACCGCTGGACCGAGCATGACGGGCTGTGGAGCACTTTGAACGACCTGGGCATCGGCTCGATTGCGTTTACGCCGCTGGCGCAGGGCATTCTGACCAAGAAGTACCTCGGCGGCATCCCCGACGGCAGCCGCGCCACGCAAGGCAAATCCCTGCTGGACGGCATGATCAACGAGCGGTCGCTGGCCAGCGTCAAAGCGTTGAATGAGATGGCCGAGGCCCGCGGGCAAACGCTGGCGCAGATGGCTATCGCCTGGGTCTTACGGGAGGGCCGCGCGACCACCGCGTTGATCGGGGCGTCGAAACCGTCGCAAATTGTCGACTGCGTGGGGGCGGTGGAAAACCTCAAGTTTGCGGCCGACGAGCTCGCCGAGATCGACCGCATCTCGTCGGAGGAAGACATCAATCTGTGGGCCAAGTCCTCTGAAACCGACTGA
- the tuf gene encoding elongation factor Tu, with protein sequence MAKEKFERTKPHVNIGTIGHVDHGKTTLTAAITKYFGDFKAYDQIDGAPEEKARGITISTAHVEYETETRHYAHVDCPGHADYVKNMITGAAQMDGAILVVNAADGPMPQTREHILLGRQVGIPKMVVFMNKVDQVDDEELLELVEMEIRELLSSYEYPGDDIPIIAGSALAAMEGNNPEIGEEKIKELMAAVDDYIPTPERAVDQPFLMPVEDVFSISGRGTVVTGRVERGVINVGEEIEIVGIRDTAKTTCTGVEMFRKLLDRGEAGDNIGALLRGIDRDGVERGQVLCKPGSVTPHTKFEAEAYILTKEEGGRHTPFFANYRPQFYFRTTDVTGTVQLPSGTEMVMPGDNLKFDVELIAPIAMEQGLRFAIREGGRTVGAGVVSKITE encoded by the coding sequence ATGGCTAAGGAAAAGTTTGAACGCACGAAACCGCACGTGAACATCGGCACGATTGGTCACGTTGACCACGGCAAGACGACGCTGACTGCGGCGATCACGAAGTATTTTGGCGACTTCAAAGCGTATGACCAGATTGACGGCGCGCCTGAAGAAAAAGCGCGCGGGATCACCATCTCGACGGCGCATGTTGAGTATGAGACCGAGACCCGCCATTACGCCCACGTTGACTGCCCCGGCCACGCCGACTACGTCAAGAACATGATCACCGGTGCCGCCCAGATGGACGGCGCGATCCTGGTTGTGAACGCCGCTGACGGCCCAATGCCCCAGACCCGCGAGCACATCCTGCTGGGCCGCCAGGTTGGCATCCCGAAGATGGTCGTGTTCATGAACAAAGTGGACCAGGTTGACGACGAAGAGCTGCTGGAGCTGGTGGAAATGGAAATCCGCGAGCTGCTGTCCTCCTACGAGTATCCAGGCGACGACATCCCGATCATTGCGGGCTCCGCTCTGGCGGCGATGGAAGGCAACAACCCTGAGATCGGCGAAGAGAAGATCAAAGAGCTGATGGCCGCTGTTGACGACTACATCCCGACGCCAGAGCGCGCCGTGGATCAGCCGTTCCTGATGCCGGTTGAGGACGTGTTCTCGATCTCCGGTCGCGGCACGGTTGTGACCGGTCGTGTCGAGCGTGGCGTGATCAACGTCGGCGAAGAGATCGAAATCGTGGGCATCCGCGACACCGCGAAAACCACCTGCACGGGCGTTGAAATGTTCCGCAAACTGCTGGATCGCGGCGAAGCTGGCGACAACATCGGCGCGCTCTTGCGCGGCATCGACCGTGACGGCGTTGAGCGCGGTCAGGTTCTGTGCAAGCCGGGTTCGGTGACCCCGCACACGAAGTTCGAGGCCGAGGCCTACATCCTGACCAAGGAAGAGGGTGGCCGCCACACGCCATTCTTCGCCAACTACCGCCCGCAATTCTACTTCCGGACCACGGACGTGACCGGCACGGTTCAGCTGCCCTCGGGCACCGAGATGGTGATGCCCGGCGACAACCTGAAGTTCGACGTCGAACTGATCGCGCCGATCGCGATGGAGCAAGGCCTCCGCTTCGCGATCCGCGAAGGCGGCCGGACTGTGGGTGCTGGCGTCGTTTCGAAGATTACAGAGTAA
- the dacB gene encoding D-alanyl-D-alanine carboxypeptidase/D-alanyl-D-alanine-endopeptidase, translating into MSSSDFGRYGRRTVLSFLLYGVAGCALANAPERSSRPIGKPSDAAKQAMPGADRFVDAANLGGKVSYVVADARTGQVLESRSPLLGQPPASVTKAMTALYALNTLGAGHRYRTRLVATGPISGGVLQGDLVLVGGGDPTLSTDDLFELAGRLKIAGIREIRGKLKVYGGALPSIEEIDGTQPVQVGYNPGLSGLNLNFNRVYLEWKRANGGYNVTMDARSEKIRPGVGFVRTQVADRGAPIFTYSNSATRENWTVARKALGKGGGRWLPVRRPAIYAGDVLQTVARSHGINLPFPEATNALPQGTTVAEHLSPDLRKICRDMLKFSTNVTAEVVGLSASKAGTLAASGRVMAGWAEDRYGARKASFVDHSGLGDRTKMSAQEMVKALTAPGAQQLLQPILKTIAVRDSENKVIQNSPIQIVAKTGTLNFVSGLAGYIRTPDGRDLAFAIFAADLPRRRALSKAEREAPRGARSWNGRAKKLQQQLIRRWSVVHEA; encoded by the coding sequence ATGAGCTCTTCCGATTTTGGCCGGTACGGCCGCCGCACCGTCTTGTCCTTCTTGTTATATGGCGTCGCCGGATGCGCTTTGGCGAATGCGCCGGAGCGGTCTTCGCGCCCGATTGGCAAGCCATCGGACGCGGCCAAACAGGCCATGCCGGGGGCCGACCGCTTTGTGGACGCCGCCAATCTGGGCGGCAAGGTCAGCTATGTCGTGGCCGATGCGCGCACGGGGCAAGTGCTGGAAAGCCGCTCGCCCCTGTTGGGGCAGCCGCCCGCCAGCGTGACAAAGGCGATGACGGCGCTTTACGCGCTGAACACGTTGGGCGCGGGGCACCGATACCGCACGCGGCTTGTGGCCACCGGCCCGATCAGCGGCGGGGTGCTGCAAGGCGATTTGGTGCTGGTGGGCGGGGGCGATCCGACGCTGTCGACCGATGACCTGTTTGAGTTGGCGGGGCGCCTGAAGATCGCCGGTATCCGAGAGATACGCGGCAAGCTGAAAGTCTATGGCGGCGCGCTGCCCTCGATCGAGGAAATCGACGGCACGCAGCCAGTGCAGGTGGGCTACAACCCGGGCCTCAGCGGGCTGAACCTGAATTTCAACCGTGTTTATCTGGAATGGAAGCGGGCGAATGGCGGCTACAACGTCACCATGGATGCGCGGTCCGAAAAGATTAGGCCGGGCGTGGGGTTTGTACGCACGCAGGTGGCGGACCGCGGTGCGCCAATATTCACCTATTCAAACAGCGCAACGCGCGAGAACTGGACCGTCGCCCGCAAGGCGCTTGGCAAAGGTGGTGGGCGGTGGTTGCCTGTACGGCGTCCGGCCATCTATGCAGGCGACGTCTTGCAAACCGTGGCACGTAGCCATGGGATCAATCTGCCATTCCCAGAGGCCACGAATGCGTTGCCGCAAGGGACGACCGTGGCAGAGCATCTCAGCCCGGATTTGCGCAAAATTTGCCGCGACATGTTGAAGTTTTCAACCAATGTGACGGCGGAAGTCGTGGGGCTGTCAGCCAGCAAAGCCGGCACGCTCGCGGCTTCGGGTCGCGTGATGGCGGGCTGGGCGGAGGACCGTTACGGCGCGCGCAAGGCCAGTTTTGTGGATCATTCGGGCCTTGGCGACCGCACCAAGATGAGCGCGCAGGAAATGGTCAAGGCGCTGACCGCGCCGGGCGCACAGCAGCTGTTGCAGCCGATCTTGAAGACGATCGCGGTGCGCGACAGCGAAAACAAGGTGATCCAGAACAGCCCAATCCAGATTGTAGCCAAGACCGGCACGCTCAACTTCGTCAGCGGGTTGGCAGGCTACATCAGAACACCCGATGGGCGCGACTTGGCTTTCGCCATATTTGCCGCCGATCTGCCACGGCGCCGGGCCTTGTCCAAAGCCGAACGGGAAGCCCCAAGGGGCGCACGGTCCTGGAATGGGCGGGCCAAGAAGTTGCAACAGCAGTTGATCCGGCGTTGGTCTGTGGTGCACGAGGCCTAA